The window TATCAATTGAACCATCATCAACAATAATCCATTCAATTGGTAACAAAGTCTGATTAATAACTGATTCCAAAGTAAACTTTATATAATTTTCTTCATTATATACAGGTGTAATTATTACGTATTTCATTGACAATTCAATTATATTTTTTTTAAATCCTATTCCATCCCTCCGGCACAATATCCCTTGTTATATAATTTTTTATCCTCACCCATTCCTTCGGTGCCACAATAATTTTATTTTTATTTTCGTTGAGCCATGCACTCCACCAGCTAAACGAGCTATTGGCAACAATATTGTGTTTGCACAAACTCATAAGTCGCATATCTTCGAAGTTGTTTTGGGAAGTGTTAGAGTCAACAAAAATCATTGAATATGGCATTTTTAGATTTTCTTTCACCCACGAAATATCATCCGAAAATACATAAAATATTGGATTTGTAATTTGCTTTGAAATATAAGCAATACTTCTTAAATAATAATCAATGTCGCAAATATGAAAATCCTTATGTACTGCAGGATTATTAATATAGTCGCCACGCCTTATGTGTATGGAAACCGAATTATTGCTTTTTATTTCACGGCTTAGTTCTTCATTTTTTCCATGTGGTGGATTTTTAAAAGTAAATTCTTTTCTTATAATATTTTCAACATCCTTAAAATATTTTTCGGATTGCCAGTAGCCAAGCATATAAACATTGTCGGGAGCGGTTAAAACTCTTTCGTCGAAATGGCAGAAATTCTGAGCCAAAATTTTTCCTCTGAGCAATGCGGGTTTATTATTGCTTTCGGGATTGAAATTATAATATGCCTTTTTTATTTTTTTTTCAATTAAATTATTGAATTTATCCGAAAACTTTTTCCCGAATATTTTTTTAAAAGACAACCGGTTTATTCCTTCGAGCTTATATACCTTAAAAATATCAATTGGTGTTGCAATATTTTCAACAATATTAAAATATTTTAAGTCATACGTTCGTTCATTATTTTTCGAAAAGTGCGATATATCA of the Bacteroidales bacterium genome contains:
- a CDS encoding alpha-1,2-fucosyltransferase — protein: MIIAKITSGLGNQMFQYAAARRLANYHNTELKLDISHFSKNNERTYDLKYFNIVENIATPIDIFKVYKLEGINRLSFKKIFGKKFSDKFNNLIEKKIKKAYYNFNPESNNKPALLRGKILAQNFCHFDERVLTAPDNVYMLGYWQSEKYFKDVENIIRKEFTFKNPPHGKNEELSREIKSNNSVSIHIRRGDYINNPAVHKDFHICDIDYYLRSIAYISKQITNPIFYVFSDDISWVKENLKMPYSMIFVDSNTSQNNFEDMRLMSLCKHNIVANSSFSWWSAWLNENKNKIIVAPKEWVRIKNYITRDIVPEGWNRI